A stretch of Endozoicomonas sp. SCSIO W0465 DNA encodes these proteins:
- the cls gene encoding cardiolipin synthase produces the protein METTWYSWLFGAAYLSAIIAFAVVVIMTRRSVGVSLAWLVLLFALPVAGFVLYLLFGSPRLGTRRLKRMHALYPDYAQWYQHLSRIISGGEPSHCPVTSHHGIFSLVEKSMSIPLLPGNHLQLFSDFENIIESLLRDIENAQQSVVIEFYIWEPVGRAAEVADAVIRASRRGVDCLVVLDNVGSRGFLNGLWARRFRLEGISVTASMSAGPLRMLVERIDIRNHRKILVVDDQVAWTGSFNLVDPSLFKQEAQVGQWVDAMVRIDGVAAHVLGAIVQWDIALETGQGHPSFNRQYEYPSAEHNGRDGAFVHVLPSGPDVDREMLQQVLLTAIYESRQELLISTPYFVPDESLLTALKSAAMRGVDVQLLVPEKNDSKMVHHASRSYYQELLQAGVTIQQFRGGLLHTKCVLVDRETALFGTVNLDMRSVWLNYEVTLIVYDDGFGQQIFHVLQSYINQAVEVDINRWSKRPFRRKLLENTLQLLSPLL, from the coding sequence ATGGAAACAACCTGGTATAGCTGGCTGTTTGGTGCTGCCTATTTAAGTGCCATTATTGCGTTTGCGGTAGTGGTGATCATGACCCGAAGATCGGTGGGGGTGTCACTGGCCTGGCTGGTGCTGCTGTTTGCCCTGCCGGTAGCGGGGTTCGTCCTGTATCTTTTATTTGGATCTCCCCGCCTTGGTACCCGCCGTTTAAAGCGCATGCATGCACTTTATCCGGATTATGCTCAGTGGTATCAACACTTATCACGGATTATCTCAGGCGGTGAGCCATCCCACTGTCCGGTGACCAGTCATCATGGTATTTTCTCATTGGTAGAAAAAAGCATGAGTATCCCCTTACTGCCAGGTAACCATCTGCAACTCTTCTCGGATTTTGAGAACATCATCGAATCGCTGCTGCGTGATATAGAAAATGCCCAACAAAGCGTTGTGATTGAGTTCTACATATGGGAGCCCGTCGGTCGGGCCGCAGAGGTGGCAGATGCAGTTATCCGTGCGTCGAGGCGGGGGGTTGATTGCCTGGTTGTGCTGGATAATGTTGGCAGCCGGGGTTTTTTGAATGGTTTGTGGGCTCGTCGTTTTCGCCTTGAAGGGATCAGTGTTACTGCATCCATGTCAGCTGGCCCTTTGCGAATGCTGGTGGAGCGCATTGATATTCGTAACCATCGGAAGATTCTGGTGGTTGATGATCAAGTGGCCTGGACCGGCAGCTTTAACCTGGTCGATCCTTCCCTGTTTAAGCAGGAAGCTCAGGTCGGGCAGTGGGTAGATGCCATGGTCAGGATTGATGGTGTTGCAGCTCATGTACTCGGAGCCATTGTGCAATGGGATATAGCACTGGAAACCGGGCAGGGACACCCATCGTTCAATAGACAGTATGAATACCCTTCGGCTGAGCACAATGGCAGGGACGGCGCATTTGTGCATGTTCTGCCGTCCGGGCCTGATGTAGACCGGGAAATGCTGCAGCAGGTCCTGCTGACGGCTATTTATGAAAGTCGTCAAGAACTCCTGATCAGTACACCGTATTTTGTACCCGATGAGTCTTTGCTGACAGCATTGAAGTCGGCAGCAATGCGTGGTGTTGATGTCCAATTGCTGGTTCCTGAGAAAAATGACTCGAAAATGGTTCATCATGCCAGTCGCTCCTATTATCAGGAGTTGCTGCAAGCTGGTGTCACTATTCAGCAGTTCAGAGGGGGGTTACTGCATACCAAGTGTGTTCTGGTCGACCGTGAAACCGCTCTATTTGGTACTGTTAACCTGGATATGCGCAGCGTCTGGCTGAATTATGAAGTGACGTTGATTGTTTATGATGATGGCTTTGGTCAGCAGATATTCCATGTGCTCCAGTCATATATAAATCAGGCCGTTGAGGTGGATATCAATCGTTGGTCAAAAAGACCTTTCCGACGAAAATTACTGGAAAATACCCTGCAGTTGCTAAGCCCACTGCTTTAA
- a CDS encoding TSUP family transporter, with translation MDATITLDLVLFLFAVASVAGFVDSIAGGGGLISMPALLAAGLSPVQALATNKLQGAAGTLSASAYFISKGAVNLREIRLAIVMTFIGSMMGTLLVQRIDAGVLDQVIPFLLIGIVVYFLLSPRLSSDQSPQLISLSVFSFTVAVLIGFYDGFFGPGTGSFFTMAFAGLLGYSITSATAHTKVLNCTSNLAALLFFIIGGHVVWAVGLVMILGQVIGARLGSHVVLNRGEALIRPMIVCVSLVMTAKLLWEDYGHLLQ, from the coding sequence TTGGACGCAACCATCACTCTGGATCTTGTACTTTTCCTTTTTGCTGTGGCCTCGGTGGCTGGATTTGTTGATTCCATTGCTGGTGGAGGGGGGTTGATATCAATGCCCGCACTTCTGGCTGCGGGGCTTTCGCCGGTTCAGGCGCTGGCAACCAATAAGCTTCAGGGGGCTGCTGGTACGCTGTCCGCCAGTGCTTATTTTATCTCCAAAGGTGCGGTTAATCTCCGTGAAATCCGCCTGGCAATCGTGATGACCTTTATTGGCAGTATGATGGGGACACTCCTGGTGCAGAGAATTGATGCCGGAGTATTGGATCAGGTCATTCCATTCCTGTTGATAGGTATTGTTGTTTACTTTCTGCTTTCTCCACGACTGAGCAGTGATCAGTCACCGCAGTTGATCTCTCTGTCGGTGTTTTCGTTTACCGTGGCGGTGCTGATTGGTTTTTATGATGGTTTCTTTGGACCCGGTACCGGTTCGTTTTTTACCATGGCGTTTGCCGGCTTACTGGGTTATTCCATCACCAGTGCTACCGCTCATACCAAAGTTCTGAATTGCACCAGCAATTTGGCAGCCCTGCTATTTTTCATTATTGGTGGCCATGTGGTCTGGGCAGTCGGTCTGGTCATGATCCTGGGCCAGGTGATTGGTGCCAGGCTGGGCTCGCATGTAGTACTTAACCGTGGTGAGGCATTGATTCGGCCCATGATTGTTTGCGTGTCTTTGGTGATGACGGCCAAACTGCTTTGGGAAGATTATGGACATTTGCTCCAATAA
- a CDS encoding cobyric acid synthase, which yields MGSNSTHTLMVQGTTSDAGKSALVAGLCRVFRRYGISVAPFKPQNMALNSAVTEDGGEIGRAQALQAAAAGLEPHTDMNPVLLKPNSDIGAQVIVNGKAVGEMNAAEYHAYKPKVMAAIMRSWHRLQNHYQIILVEGAGSPAEINLREGDVANMGFAEAADCPVIIIADIDKGGVFAHLYGTLALLSESEQERVKGFVINRFRGDVKLLEPGLHWLEDKTGKPVLGVLPYLHGLHLEAEDAVISHQYIVQQHEEQKRVLKVAVPILTRTSNHTDFDSLRLHPEVDIHFVGKGQSIPDCDLVIIPGTKNTRTDLAFLKESGWDQDILRHLRYGGKLMGICGGYQMLGKAVHDPDGIEGAAGSSDALGLLDLETTMIRQKTLTRVSGTMQLPGQEPVPVTGYEIHAGVTTGEALEKSLIQLDQKVDGVMSDDGQIFGTYLHGVFEQPDAITAILKWAGLQESSRIDYHLLREEGINRMADALEENLDIGKVFALCGVQQRCFPRVFSKKVAPAD from the coding sequence ATGGGCAGCAACTCAACACATACGCTGATGGTACAGGGTACGACCAGTGACGCTGGTAAAAGTGCTCTGGTCGCAGGACTTTGCCGGGTGTTCAGACGTTATGGTATCTCGGTAGCACCTTTCAAACCCCAGAATATGGCACTGAACAGTGCGGTTACCGAGGATGGTGGCGAGATCGGTCGGGCTCAGGCGCTCCAGGCCGCTGCTGCAGGACTTGAACCTCATACGGACATGAATCCCGTACTGCTGAAACCGAACAGTGATATCGGTGCCCAGGTGATAGTGAACGGCAAAGCGGTGGGTGAAATGAATGCGGCTGAGTATCATGCCTACAAACCAAAAGTAATGGCTGCCATTATGCGTTCCTGGCATCGGCTGCAAAACCACTATCAAATCATACTGGTGGAAGGTGCTGGCAGCCCGGCAGAAATTAACTTGCGGGAAGGTGACGTTGCCAATATGGGGTTTGCTGAAGCAGCGGACTGCCCGGTGATTATTATTGCAGATATCGATAAGGGAGGAGTCTTTGCTCATCTCTACGGTACGCTGGCACTGCTCTCGGAGTCAGAGCAGGAGCGGGTAAAAGGTTTTGTGATTAACCGCTTTCGAGGTGACGTAAAACTGCTTGAGCCTGGCCTTCACTGGCTGGAAGATAAGACCGGTAAGCCGGTGCTGGGCGTTTTGCCTTATCTTCATGGCTTGCACCTTGAGGCAGAAGATGCTGTTATTTCTCATCAGTATATCGTTCAGCAACATGAAGAGCAGAAAAGAGTATTGAAAGTAGCAGTGCCGATTCTGACCCGCACCAGTAATCACACAGACTTTGACTCTTTGCGTCTTCATCCTGAAGTGGATATTCACTTTGTCGGAAAAGGTCAGTCTATTCCGGACTGTGATCTGGTCATTATTCCAGGCACTAAAAACACCCGGACCGATCTTGCGTTTCTCAAAGAAAGTGGCTGGGATCAGGATATTCTCAGACACCTGCGCTATGGTGGCAAATTGATGGGAATCTGCGGTGGTTACCAGATGCTGGGCAAAGCGGTGCATGATCCTGATGGTATTGAAGGTGCTGCCGGAAGCTCAGATGCGTTGGGTCTTCTGGATCTGGAAACCACCATGATTCGTCAGAAGACACTCACTCGAGTTAGTGGAACCATGCAGTTGCCTGGTCAAGAGCCGGTTCCTGTTACTGGTTATGAGATTCATGCCGGGGTGACTACAGGAGAAGCCTTGGAAAAATCGCTAATCCAGCTGGATCAGAAAGTTGATGGGGTAATGTCTGACGATGGTCAGATATTTGGAACCTATCTTCATGGTGTGTTTGAACAGCCTGACGCCATTACTGCCATTTTGAAGTGGGCAGGCTTACAGGAGTCATCAAGAATTGATTATCACCTGTTGCGGGAAGAGGGTATTAACCGCATGGCGGATGCTCTCGAAGAGAACCTCGATATTGGAAAAGTGTTTGCACTGTGTGGCGTTCAGCAACGGTGTTTTCCAAGGGTGTTTTCCAAGAAAGTTGCACCAGCTGATTAA
- a CDS encoding sigma-54 dependent transcriptional regulator, translating to METAEQVLIIEDAEQRRHDLSTILQFMGYHPVAIGAAYWEDTVSAFPPETFSGLFLGDFLQAESSLQGMLSRVQGWCGGVPIIRISESLPDNLPVALARQIIARIDWPCSKPQLLSGLHYGQVYREQWRQAHQIGYNQQVHLFRGLVGKSERIRKVRAAMAQVADRDVNVLITGESGTGKEVVARNLHEHSYRRSAPFVPVNCGAIPTDLLESELFGHEKGAFTGAVASRKGRFELAQGGTLFLDEIGDMPLHMQVKLLRVLQERTFERVGGTEPIEVDVRIIAATHKNLEVMITEGSFREDLYYRLNVFPIEMPSLKERPEDIPLMINELTHNMEKQGRGSIRLSSAAILSLCRHDWPGNVREMANLLERLAIMYPYGVIGVQDLPESFCHLDLITQEDDGVADLFPDSIQPAGTATSEDLAVLPVGGLNLKEYMTRLEKSLIQQALSDCNSVVARAADKLQIRRTTLVEKMRKYGLQRYEDSVKI from the coding sequence ATGGAAACAGCTGAGCAGGTACTCATTATTGAAGACGCAGAGCAGCGTCGCCATGACTTAAGCACAATTTTGCAGTTCATGGGCTATCACCCAGTAGCTATCGGTGCAGCCTATTGGGAAGATACCGTTAGTGCTTTTCCTCCGGAAACCTTCAGTGGTTTATTTCTAGGTGATTTTTTACAGGCAGAAAGTTCCCTGCAGGGAATGCTCTCCAGAGTTCAGGGCTGGTGTGGTGGTGTGCCTATTATTCGTATTTCTGAATCACTGCCAGATAATCTGCCGGTAGCGCTTGCAAGACAGATTATTGCTCGGATTGACTGGCCGTGTAGTAAGCCTCAGCTTTTATCTGGTCTTCATTACGGACAGGTGTATCGTGAGCAGTGGCGTCAGGCTCATCAGATTGGCTATAACCAGCAGGTACATCTGTTCCGTGGACTGGTTGGTAAAAGTGAACGTATCCGTAAAGTGCGGGCAGCCATGGCTCAGGTTGCGGACCGGGATGTCAATGTTTTGATTACTGGTGAGTCTGGCACGGGCAAAGAGGTGGTTGCCCGTAATCTTCATGAGCACTCCTATCGCAGAAGCGCACCCTTTGTTCCGGTAAATTGCGGTGCTATCCCTACAGATCTTTTAGAAAGCGAGCTCTTTGGTCATGAAAAGGGGGCTTTCACCGGGGCTGTGGCCAGTCGAAAGGGGCGGTTTGAGCTTGCGCAGGGAGGTACACTGTTTCTTGACGAAATAGGCGATATGCCTCTGCACATGCAAGTTAAGTTGCTCAGGGTGTTGCAGGAAAGAACCTTCGAACGGGTCGGTGGAACAGAACCTATTGAGGTGGATGTTCGAATTATTGCCGCAACACACAAGAATCTTGAAGTTATGATCACTGAGGGAAGCTTCAGGGAAGATCTTTATTACCGTTTAAATGTATTCCCCATTGAGATGCCTTCTCTTAAAGAGCGGCCTGAAGATATCCCGTTGATGATTAATGAGCTAACCCATAATATGGAGAAGCAGGGTAGGGGGTCAATTCGACTCAGCTCAGCAGCAATATTGTCTCTTTGCCGGCATGACTGGCCGGGAAATGTCCGGGAAATGGCAAATCTTCTCGAGCGTCTTGCGATTATGTATCCCTATGGGGTTATTGGTGTTCAGGATCTGCCAGAAAGTTTCTGCCACCTCGATTTGATCACTCAGGAGGATGATGGTGTTGCTGATTTGTTTCCGGATAGCATTCAGCCAGCAGGTACCGCCACTTCTGAAGACCTTGCGGTATTGCCTGTAGGGGGGCTGAACCTTAAGGAGTACATGACTCGACTGGAAAAGAGTTTGATTCAGCAGGCACTCAGTGACTGTAACAGTGTTGTTGCCAGGGCAGCAGATAAGTTGCAGATAAGGCGCACGACGTTGGTGGAAAAAATGCGAAAGTATGGTCTTCAGAGATATGAGGATTCTGTGAAGATCTGA
- a CDS encoding transposase — protein sequence MNRKMETKEAKAVYERRKVIAEPPFGQIKNSGFRGFSVRGKEKVAGEFSLVCSAYNFKKIVKSVSTGSIRLEEAKRLKMAA from the coding sequence ATGAACCGCAAAATGGAAACCAAAGAGGCCAAAGCGGTTTATGAGCGTCGCAAGGTGATTGCGGAACCGCCTTTTGGCCAAATCAAGAACTCAGGATTCAGAGGGTTCAGTGTCCGGGGTAAGGAAAAAGTGGCTGGAGAATTTTCACTGGTCTGCAGTGCTTATAATTTCAAAAAAATTGTCAAATCGGTTTCAACGGGATCAATCCGTCTTGAAGAAGCAAAAAGGCTTAAAATGGCAGCATAA
- a CDS encoding IS1182 family transposase: MSSIKFKDNPADFDQHLMFPSNIFDLLPPDHDCFVFEDIFKHIDTSEVEKQYHHLGQNAYHPRLIISILIYAYSHGVFSSREIERRCNQDLAFMYIAKQHCPNFRVLSDFRKNQATFFKSSFKQSVLLARELQMASLGHIALDGSKFKADSSKHKAMSYARLKAKEAELMAEVEALIKKAETSDSEEDDAYQQETGYSIPEDLQFKQERLEKIQEAKKALEEREQALNPDKPIDDKKQISFADHDARIMGKKGSGYQYSYNAQISVDSDNGIIVGQHISQHANDKQEVKPALEAIAEATDNASIGKMSEDNGYYSGPNLQAFDDANIDAYMATDRQEKPATEGLEDSDRKFVKADFIYHEADDSFTCPAGEKLIYNTASKAKHKSYRVSKDICRDCPLRKRCSGDNKDPGKVIRTDRHEPYARR; this comes from the coding sequence ATGTCATCAATCAAATTCAAAGATAACCCTGCTGATTTTGACCAGCACCTGATGTTCCCATCGAACATCTTCGACCTGCTGCCACCAGATCATGATTGCTTCGTTTTTGAAGATATCTTCAAGCATATCGACACCTCTGAAGTGGAAAAGCAGTATCACCATCTTGGCCAGAATGCCTACCACCCACGACTGATTATATCGATCCTGATCTATGCCTATAGCCATGGTGTGTTCAGCTCCAGGGAGATTGAACGGCGCTGCAATCAGGACTTGGCTTTCATGTATATCGCCAAACAGCACTGCCCAAATTTCCGGGTGCTCAGTGACTTTCGTAAAAACCAGGCCACCTTTTTTAAAAGCAGTTTCAAACAGAGCGTGCTGCTCGCCCGGGAACTACAGATGGCCTCGCTGGGCCACATCGCTCTTGATGGTTCCAAATTCAAAGCCGACTCATCAAAGCATAAGGCCATGAGCTACGCACGACTTAAGGCCAAAGAAGCTGAATTAATGGCTGAAGTTGAGGCCCTGATTAAAAAAGCCGAAACCAGTGACAGTGAAGAGGACGATGCTTATCAGCAGGAGACTGGCTACAGCATTCCTGAAGACTTGCAATTCAAGCAGGAACGGTTAGAGAAAATCCAGGAGGCCAAAAAAGCGCTTGAAGAACGGGAACAGGCCCTGAATCCCGATAAGCCGATAGACGACAAAAAGCAAATCAGCTTTGCTGATCATGATGCCAGGATCATGGGTAAAAAAGGCAGTGGCTATCAGTACAGTTATAACGCCCAGATCAGCGTCGACAGCGATAATGGTATCATTGTTGGCCAGCACATCAGCCAGCATGCCAATGACAAGCAGGAAGTAAAGCCTGCACTTGAAGCCATTGCAGAAGCAACAGATAACGCGTCCATTGGCAAAATGAGTGAGGATAATGGCTATTACTCAGGGCCCAACCTGCAAGCGTTTGATGATGCGAACATTGACGCTTACATGGCTACGGATCGACAGGAGAAGCCTGCAACAGAGGGACTGGAAGACTCTGACAGAAAGTTTGTCAAAGCGGATTTTATTTACCATGAAGCAGACGACAGCTTTACCTGCCCTGCCGGTGAGAAGCTGATTTATAACACGGCTAGCAAAGCAAAACACAAAAGCTACCGCGTCAGTAAAGATATCTGCCGGGATTGCCCGTTACGTAAAAGGTGCAGTGGTGACAACAAAGACCCGGGGAAAGTGATTCGCACAGACCGCCACGAGCCATACGCCAGGCGATGA
- a CDS encoding reverse transcriptase domain-containing protein: MRVYCSLYGRLLSMEALYNGFKKVKRANGAAGIDRQSLSDFALNLGGNLKQLLLEPREKRYQPLPVKRVEIEKEDGGMRLLGIPAVRDRIVQQALLDILTPIFDPDFHPSSYGYRPKRSGQQAVTKATMFIREYGRHWVVDMDLSKCFDRLDHEIIIKAFRQKVADGSILNLIRMFLKSGVIIGDQLDATEVGSPQGGVISPLISNVYLDAFDQEMKRRNHRRLFSNSELLNYPWWI, from the coding sequence GTGAGAGTTTACTGCAGCCTGTATGGTCGCCTGCTCTCAATGGAGGCACTGTACAACGGGTTTAAAAAGGTGAAGAGAGCGAATGGCGCGGCTGGCATTGACCGGCAAAGTCTGAGCGACTTTGCCCTGAATCTGGGTGGTAATCTCAAGCAGCTGTTACTTGAACCGAGGGAAAAACGCTATCAGCCTCTGCCGGTGAAACGAGTGGAGATTGAGAAGGAAGACGGCGGAATGCGTCTTCTGGGGATTCCCGCAGTGAGAGACCGGATAGTCCAGCAGGCTCTACTGGATATCCTGACCCCGATCTTTGATCCGGACTTTCATCCATCCAGCTATGGATACCGGCCAAAGAGAAGTGGCCAGCAAGCCGTTACCAAGGCGACGATGTTCATACGGGAGTATGGCAGGCACTGGGTAGTGGATATGGATCTGTCGAAGTGTTTTGACCGGCTCGACCATGAGATCATCATCAAAGCCTTCCGACAGAAAGTGGCCGACGGGAGCATTCTGAACCTGATCAGGATGTTCCTGAAAAGCGGTGTGATTATTGGTGACCAACTGGATGCCACAGAAGTAGGCAGCCCACAGGGTGGGGTTATCAGTCCTCTGATCAGTAATGTGTATCTTGATGCCTTTGATCAGGAGATGAAGCGTCGCAATCATCGGAGGCTCTTTTCGAATTCCGAACTGCTGAACTATCCTTGGTGGATATAA
- a CDS encoding DDE-type integrase/transposase/recombinase yields MRFWTRTTYLRSPIRGQFYYLYLVIDIFSRMIVTWEIHETESAEHASEMITKACIKQGIAALEWPLVLHSDNGSPMKGGTMLSTLQRLGVVSSFSRPRVSDDNPFSEAIFRTLKYRPGYPRTPFADLEAARSWVHGFAQWYNEEHKHSGLKFLTPGQRHRGETKVLMANRRKVYEQAKERHPERWGKRSTRNWDLADEVWLNPDRPADDQLSKAA; encoded by the coding sequence ATGCGTTTTTGGACGAGAACTACCTATCTGCGCTCTCCGATACGGGGGCAGTTTTATTACCTGTACCTGGTAATAGACATCTTTAGTCGTATGATTGTTACATGGGAAATTCATGAAACCGAATCAGCTGAGCATGCATCAGAAATGATCACTAAAGCCTGTATCAAACAGGGAATTGCAGCCTTGGAGTGGCCACTGGTTCTGCACTCAGATAATGGTAGTCCCATGAAGGGTGGCACTATGCTGTCAACACTGCAGCGTCTTGGGGTCGTGAGCTCATTCAGTCGTCCCCGGGTCAGTGATGATAACCCCTTTTCCGAGGCCATATTCAGAACCCTGAAATACCGCCCTGGTTATCCGCGCACGCCATTTGCTGATCTTGAAGCAGCACGTAGCTGGGTGCATGGTTTTGCCCAATGGTACAACGAAGAGCACAAGCACAGTGGGCTGAAATTTCTGACACCCGGGCAAAGGCATCGTGGTGAAACCAAGGTGCTTATGGCTAACCGCAGAAAGGTTTATGAACAAGCCAAAGAACGTCACCCAGAGCGCTGGGGAAAGAGGTCAACAAGGAACTGGGATCTGGCTGATGAAGTCTGGTTGAATCCCGACAGACCTGCTGATGATCAACTAAGCAAAGCCGCTTAA
- a CDS encoding transposase, which translates to MAIDSTVTESDIKPPCDSDLLASSVKEICRLLERGQTLTATPLYEYTHHNRAVKDAARKCIYAGKEERHQHYKKLLQLTRKSRKVLIEATVTLANARQQGQCLLADDADKWQADVDHLLPLVDAIVSQTERRVFKGEKVPAQEKVVSLYEPHTDIIVKDRRQVQYGHKLNLVQGKSRLILDLVIEEGNPADSDQFIPMMERQKEIYGRVPRQTSGDGGYACRANLEKAKAMGISDVAFNKKRGLEVEEMTKSQYVYKTLFRFRAGIEAGISWLKRCFGLSRCHCKGSERFDSHCWLSVVCYNLVILARHPAPS; encoded by the coding sequence GTGGCTATTGACAGCACAGTCACCGAATCGGATATCAAACCTCCTTGCGACAGTGATCTTTTAGCCAGTTCCGTTAAAGAAATTTGTCGGCTGCTGGAACGGGGACAAACACTGACAGCGACACCGCTTTATGAATATACCCATCACAACCGAGCCGTAAAAGATGCGGCCAGAAAATGCATCTACGCTGGCAAAGAAGAGCGGCATCAGCATTATAAAAAACTGCTGCAGTTGACCCGAAAATCCCGGAAGGTACTTATCGAAGCTACTGTCACGCTAGCAAACGCCCGTCAGCAGGGGCAGTGTCTCCTGGCTGATGATGCCGACAAGTGGCAGGCAGATGTGGATCACCTGTTACCCCTGGTGGATGCAATAGTCTCCCAGACAGAGCGCAGGGTCTTTAAGGGTGAAAAGGTGCCAGCCCAGGAAAAAGTGGTTAGCCTGTATGAACCCCATACGGATATCATCGTAAAAGACAGGCGGCAAGTACAGTATGGCCATAAACTGAACCTGGTTCAGGGAAAAAGTCGATTGATCCTGGACCTGGTTATTGAGGAAGGTAACCCAGCGGATTCGGACCAATTCATTCCGATGATGGAAAGACAAAAAGAAATTTATGGTCGTGTACCTCGCCAGACAAGCGGTGACGGCGGATACGCGTGTCGCGCTAATTTGGAAAAAGCCAAGGCCATGGGAATCAGCGATGTAGCTTTTAATAAGAAGCGCGGACTTGAAGTCGAAGAGATGACTAAAAGTCAGTATGTGTATAAAACGCTCTTTCGCTTCCGGGCAGGTATTGAAGCGGGAATTTCGTGGCTAAAGAGATGTTTTGGGCTATCACGTTGCCACTGCAAGGGTTCTGAGCGTTTTGATTCTCATTGCTGGTTATCGGTGGTCTGTTACAACCTGGTGATTCTGGCCAGACACCCGGCACCATCCTGA
- a CDS encoding transposase, with translation MTKFEMVAMLTSDHQVILRELASYTTFLAGALSSTAVPTFCELLFGCMLSADGFVTQALLTIDFHCVWSSYHHWLSQGKWQWKNLARHLIRLVCSKAPENQPVVLGLDDWVIERFSDKAPACRTHHQHSKKRNRPTYIWGQCWVSLAIIFERAADEVFTAIPVISFPTPASGNTSKLKIAVAMLRVVRNEVKDRVLRLLTDCWYMNWTLIKPALEMNIEVVGQIPSNRALYALPPAPTVKKRGRPKKYGIKMTTEQVKKLPEEKATVWMYGKFRKIRYRTLICRARFLKGREVRVVWSRFENDKGLTESRIFISTNPELEGLEVLRAYSRRWPVEPMFHQLKHAFGCCHLWQQKLRTLLRWMHLKMAGYALLQLLTVCKNQACLNISRIPWRSPDTTTAGMMKIALSGIIPRFSIRKGWNRYKQKYEFNFRDLIDQLIPDNSEAA, from the coding sequence ATGACGAAATTCGAGATGGTTGCCATGCTCACTTCAGATCATCAAGTAATCCTCAGGGAGCTCGCTTCATATACAACCTTTCTTGCTGGAGCGCTATCATCAACTGCAGTACCAACGTTCTGCGAACTGCTGTTCGGTTGCATGCTTTCAGCCGACGGCTTTGTTACACAGGCGTTGTTAACAATTGATTTTCATTGTGTGTGGAGCAGCTACCACCACTGGCTATCTCAGGGCAAGTGGCAATGGAAGAACTTGGCACGCCACTTGATCCGTCTGGTCTGCTCCAAAGCTCCTGAGAATCAACCTGTGGTCCTGGGGCTTGATGACTGGGTAATCGAACGGTTTTCCGACAAAGCCCCTGCTTGTCGTACACATCATCAACACAGCAAGAAACGCAATCGGCCGACGTACATCTGGGGGCAGTGTTGGGTTTCCCTGGCCATCATATTTGAGCGGGCTGCAGATGAAGTATTTACCGCCATACCGGTGATCTCATTTCCGACACCAGCTTCAGGTAACACCAGCAAACTGAAAATTGCCGTGGCCATGCTCAGGGTGGTACGCAATGAAGTGAAGGATCGAGTGCTACGCCTGCTAACCGATTGCTGGTATATGAACTGGACACTGATAAAGCCAGCTCTGGAAATGAACATAGAAGTTGTTGGTCAGATACCTTCAAATCGGGCCCTCTATGCTTTGCCGCCAGCACCCACCGTAAAGAAGCGAGGGCGCCCAAAAAAGTACGGCATCAAGATGACGACAGAACAGGTTAAGAAACTGCCGGAAGAAAAAGCAACAGTATGGATGTACGGCAAATTTCGCAAAATACGTTATCGTACCCTGATCTGTCGCGCCAGATTCCTTAAAGGTCGTGAAGTACGCGTCGTCTGGAGTCGCTTTGAAAATGACAAAGGTCTGACCGAAAGCAGAATATTCATCTCGACCAATCCGGAACTTGAGGGACTGGAGGTGCTTCGTGCCTATTCCCGGAGATGGCCGGTAGAGCCAATGTTTCACCAACTCAAACATGCTTTTGGCTGTTGCCATTTATGGCAGCAGAAATTGCGAACACTGCTTCGATGGATGCATTTGAAAATGGCAGGCTATGCATTATTGCAGTTATTAACCGTTTGTAAAAATCAGGCATGTCTGAATATTTCTCGGATACCCTGGAGAAGCCCGGATACAACCACTGCAGGCATGATGAAAATTGCTCTTTCAGGAATTATTCCGAGGTTCTCTATTCGCAAGGGCTGGAACAGATATAAGCAAAAATATGAGTTCAATTTTCGCGATCTGATCGACCAGTTAATACCGGATAATTCAGAAGCAGCATAA